From a single Drosophila sulfurigaster albostrigata strain 15112-1811.04 chromosome 3, ASM2355843v2, whole genome shotgun sequence genomic region:
- the LOC133844879 gene encoding gram-negative bacteria-binding protein 3 has protein sequence MDSVTLKEATRQLMWPHLALIFCLAVTSSNAYNVPNATVKVNTPRGFEVSIPDEAGISLFAFHGKLNEEMDDLSDQTWATDIVSSRNGRWTYRNRLQKLQPGDVLYYWITVRYNGLDYHNYNLEYKVCEADQEEAKGQRSTETTDGGVANQGNSRRTESGVGNVGKKGQAAIKRIEVGKADNDDSQRINVEHPDHENSHRINIYKFK, from the exons ATGGATTCAGTTACTTTGAAGGAAGCAACACGTCAACTCATGTGGCCGCATTTAGCACTCATCTTTTGCCTGGCTGTCACCAGCAGCAATGCCTACAACGTACCGAACGCGACAGTAAAGGTGAACACGCCTCGAGGATTTGAGGTTTCGATTCCGGATGAAGCTGGCATCTCTCTCTTCGCTTTTCACGGCAAGCTCAATGAGGAAATGGATGATCTTAGCGATCAAACTTGGGCCACAGACATCGTTAGCTCCCGGAACGGGCGATGGACATATCGCAATCGGCTGCAGAAGCTGCAGCCAGGTGATGTACTCTATTATTGGATAACTGTCCGATACAATGGTCTAGACTACCATAACTACAATCTGGAATACAAAGTGTGTGAAGCAGATcaagaagaagcaaaaggTCAACGAAGCACAGAAACAACTGACGGGGGCGTTGCTAATCAAGGTAATTCGCGACGAACTGAAAGTGGTGTAGGAAATGTCGGTAAAAAAGGTCAAGCAGCTATTAAGCGAATCGAAGTGGGAAAAGCTGATAATGACGATAGCCAACGCATTAATGTGGAACACCCTGACCATGAAAATAGTCATCgcattaatatatata AATTCAAATGA